ttttttatttgtaaaaatggACCAATACTAGCTTTGCGGCAAACTTTCATACCGAAATATTACTCTATAAAtcgtcttttttatttaaagaaatagGGATGTACCCTCTATGTAATTCTCAATTACATTGTACCTCCGTAAATATTTTTGGTTGACTAATTAAAATACTCAGTTAGATGTACATTGTACGTAACATGCATGCCATATAtgcacatacatatataactacatgtatgtacatgtgattaaattgataaatgaataCCATCAAATGTATTCGATGATGTCATCATGTAGCATCAGTTATCTCTGCTGAGAATTTTACTTTTCTTTATTCTTTCTTCACTTGTTTTTTTACATGATGACCTTCTGTAACACATTGTAAATAGGTCTTGTTGATACATATAGGGCTTTTGGATATCCATAAATGAAGTTGAAATATACAgctaatacatacatgttaacTACTATTTTTCCCGGTAAAATCtaaatttttgttttcagaaactTGGCTGGGTTTACTTTATTAGTAAAAGATAAAACAACgggatttgtgttgaaaatatcacgcaattttcataCATGTAGAATTGACTTGGCAGTCGCGGTTTTTTTCGAATTTAGTTCAAGATGGCGGAAAttcatagtagtaaaattgcaataaaacgtcacGGTACGAGCCTCGGGTTTTTCCTTTTTtatgaccctcgggtagaatatccctatccttcatatacaGTTTGTGGGGTGAAGGTTATCTGTGACGGGGTCTGTAACCACATCAAAGAAACTTTCGGAACGGTGTAACAATCTCCCGCCGTGGAACTTCATTCGCAACGAACCCTCTCTGTTTCCGCCGTGGTGCAATTCATTGTATAGctactttttatcaaattgcGTTCATTCTTTTagttgaaaataattgatataatattaatttttttctcaaaatgaagataatttccacattttttgtattttttgcattttattgttaaatttatactacatatatatgtatttcaaacaTGCTTCGAGACAATACTCATTTGGCTCCCTGATACCCAGCCCCACCCCATACCTAGATGTAGATTAATTGtacctacatgtacagtatatatacattgcacatgtatatagttagctatatatatattgtatgggTATTCCGCCGCGCGCTCTGTCACTAATTCTGCCCTCTGGTCATTAATTGTCTTGCCTTCAATTTAACTTATATCCTGGCTCAGGTATACAGTGTACTGTACATACTCATTTTACAGATCTGGTATAGAGAGTATACGAATACCTGAATGAACGTACGTAATTTAAACTAAAACaagatatttagataatatattatataaacttCTGTAAAACCTATATGATTAATAAAGCTGTCTCGCTTTAAAAGAtttatatgatttgtttttgatattaatatacaatttaatttcaaaactgAAACATTGTTCAAGTTAACAATACAAAAAAGAGTTTGAAGATGTTGATTTAATACGTAGTATATCAATCTTGAAAAAAATTAGCCGGTACAGTAGAATATTTAGCAGCATCAAATACGTTAATTGTCaagcaaacaaaacaaaacaaaatacatatttgttatattatggATATCCTTTATACATGCGTGTATATCACATTTGGATTTACCGTGTCTTCAATCAATACAGTAGCAATAAAACCCCATCATCGTTCCGCATGTTTactcaataaaattgaatttctatatttatatCGACCACGATAACTATCGCCCAGACCGCACATAGTGCGCACACCGCGTAACGTTGTGCGGTCACACAACTGTAATAATTTACGACTATATGCTGCAAATTTAACCTTAGGTACAAGGAAAATCATTATCAATAATGACCAAtctaataaaaaagtaaatataaacccCTGGTTTAATAGGGAGAGCAGCATTGCAAAAAAGAATTACCGTCGTCATAAAAACCAATACAGACGCCATAGAAATGATTACTTCTTAAGTAAATATAAAACTTCTGAAAATACCTATAGAAAAACTATGAACAAAATATATGATTTGTGCAACAAAACTGACTAAACGTTTAAGTTGATAGAGGACTTGTCATctgttatttgtttaatttgtcagCTTCAGAACCTTTTATCACTGAATATATTTCCTCTTTATAACAATCGACTATACAAGTGTCCTCGCAAGCAACTATACATCGccagtttcaaaacaatgcaagtgactatacaattttaactgatcaccctacaacttcaaaatacgattaagtaaaagatattgtgaccattaatttgtatttatgtgttttatattgttggatTAATTTATAAACATGTGATGGTGATTAAATAATGAAAGCCAGACAGAATACCTTAAATAGTGCAAAATATTAGGCGGGTGTCTTAATTCTCCGATGATGAACAGCAGGTCAACACACGAAAAGTGTATGGAATGTTAATGCTGGTTAACACTCAAAACTTCATTAGTCACTGGTAGTTCAAGTTGCTATCCATGACGCCGTTTATAACTTTAGATTACAAAATAAAGTATAGAATGAATCAAATTGGCGAAAAAATATCCACTATCCATTGTTTCATTTGTCTTAGCAAGTGACCGAGTACCGCTTTACAGACTCGCAACTACGAAATTAAATGATAACATATCAATGCATTTAATTGTAATGTTTGATCACAAACAACAATTCCGAAGCATTTTTGTCAACATAGAgtgattatttatttcaaatacattgaTGTTTACTTCTTATTTATTTGTAATACCCTCTCATATTGTAGCGTTTTATTCAATAGCGATTCAAGAAAAAAGAAGTCTGAATGTTACCAAAATTTAAATCCCAAAATTGAAATCTTTTTTTGTTGAAACTATACTTAATAGTAGTAGTTTCCGGCCACAAACGAAGACTCAAAAATGGTGCTTTCACTATTTCTTCTGGTAAAAATACCTTGCAACATGAATTATATCACATTACTATTAAATAAATGCAATAACCTATCTATGTATACACTTATACAGCTGTATCCATACATTACTTTATGTCCAACTAAtatctaaaaataaacattaaagatgctccaccgccgacagagcataaatgatattcatcatttgaacaataattagtgtttaatcgtgtatacataagtctaattaacacaaaaaagaattaaaataatgagttttgcctttgggtcatgggcaataagtacttcattccatataggataaatTGCCACGGAATTTtgtcgggatgcaattaatgattttttatatttttaacttgaagtaaaattagaagctcaaactttacaatggcggtaatggtgtaaagtaagtaacttttgtaaatgaataaaaatacaaaaatctaatcgtctgctgctgtttttgataatgaaaaaaatatcatttttcagcggtggagcatctttaaaagtacCAATTTCTTCAGTGTGAAGAGGGTTATACTCGGACTATTGTATGACGAGCTGGCATGAACATTTCACGTTTTACTCGTTATAGaacttttcaaataaaaatatagaattagttaaaacaaaacaatacgaATACGCTTGAATCACTCTCCGTCCGTCCTAATCATGATGTTCGATATTAAGATGTGCCTAAATGTTACTTGACAATTactgtttataaaataattaccGTAATTAAATAAACTAAATACATATTATTGTTTTAGTAATATCTAAAATACAAATAAGTACTTAAAATTGCATTGATTTCTCTTTGATGTCATAAACATGCACATATTCCATCACTTTAAAATAAATGGTTCCATCACTTTAAAATAAATGGAGATGTTGCCGCATGGCCGTTCTAACACCATAATGACCGATACCCAAACTTTCTACCCATTATTTATTCGGCGTAGACTATAGGTCATAGGTCAATACCCAGCCCTGCAGGTAgaacgttagaattgtacctgctgtcctattgcatgatcgtaaaaggcgactaaatttaggatcttatcttttctcttcttcccaactgactttatctttcctaatgcatcgcttggcaccgcctcacttttcgccttgagttgagcgttcgcctctgtgaggaaggctctgggttctgtcacctggccgagacacaccaaagtctatacaagtggtagtttctgctcctgcttagcgctcagcattcagggagcgggacgactggttcgcccgttgtcagtataatgtgaccgggtggggtgtgttgcttggtgtcttcggtggcatgcttcagtgatttagcgctataaaaagggcaacagttccactatacaagacactacatgaatataccgcagtctcctaaaacacgcatcCTCGCACAACATAGTCACAACCGACAGCAtgcacgggaggccgtcctaacatgaccatagctgttaataggacgttaattaatcaaacaaaaaacaaaggTCAATACCATATAAGGACAACACCTAATTGACACACACGTTAGGTCACATTCAACCAAACATTTCCTCTCGCTCACACGAGCTATTTCTGCGCGCGCACCAACGATCATGTCGCATGGCGTATTTGTGACTCGCGAATATCGACATACTAAAAATACTGTACGAATTAAAAGTAGTTACCGAAAATAATACTGCTGCATACGTCATGATAACATCTCAAACACTTTCATTTTATCCAAAAGTAATTCGAGAAAAAAAAGTCGAaagtttttatcaaattaaaatctaCTAAAATTGAAAAGCCTACTCTGTTGTTAGATATGGACTTGATTCTATACACCTCATCTATCATCATACGCCATCTTAAATcctattataatattttttttttaaattatgtgaTACCATTTTAGTAGATTcgtatcaaatacatgtaaccgTAACGATGtcatttttcattaattgtgtatatgttgattGTCAACTCGCAGTGGAATACTGATGTTTCTTAGCTCTATTTCGTTGTTTAATTGCGGATAACCCAACCGTTGATAAATATCAGAACAAGCCGTATTAGTCTCATCAAGGACTCTGATGTCAATGTTGTTTCTCCATTCACGTGCAGTTAATGCGGAATTACGCCTACGAGTGTCTGTGTCTTTTCCATCCGTTGATGCCTGTGTCATTTCCTTAAGACGGAATTTCTCTTTTTCATCAAACGAATAACCTAGAAACTTGTAAATTTCAGCTATACTTCCAGAGACATTTTGTAccaaattttcataaaaaacgGTGTATATTCTTTTAGGGTATACTCTTTCCAATGCAGACGATTCGCGAATATTAGTTCTCATTTTCTCGCATAATGACATCGTTCCAAGAAAGGTTGCCCACCACCCAGCCTTTCTAGCCTTATCTCTTGAATTAAGTATCGCTCTTGGGTCCCTAAAAAGATGAATTATCTTTAGATTAGGGAACTCATGTAATAACTTTAATGCCAAACCGATGCTTA
The Argopecten irradians isolate NY chromosome 9, Ai_NY, whole genome shotgun sequence DNA segment above includes these coding regions:
- the LOC138330556 gene encoding carbohydrate sulfotransferase 1-like; this encodes MEQHGRKDSIRIVGSQNKDKESVEKCVEKVVLLRPASLIPENKTYDVMLIGYLRGGTTFLGEVLGFRRVNFYIYEPLNTLQLWGHMDNGVVCYMNNNTCSNKTNMTDDTFLNVMRGIYNCDSQKYQHVLQPWQYSKSIGLTQRNRPVCHQQDLCFNKYLNECPTAVSKVSKVPRLSIGLALKLLHEFPNLKIIHLFRDPRAILNSRDKARKAGWWATFLGTMSLCEKMRTNIRESSALERVYPKRIYTVFYENLVQNVSGSIAEIYKFLGYSFDEKEKFRLKEMTQASTDGKDTDTRRRNSALTAREWRNNIDIRVLDETNTACSDIYQRLGYPQLNNEIELRNISIPLRVDNQHIHN